A window of the Salipiger sp. H15 genome harbors these coding sequences:
- a CDS encoding glutathione S-transferase N-terminal domain-containing protein, with protein sequence MIDLYTWSTPNGRKVSILLEELGVDYRVHPVDLKTGSQKSPEFLRINPNGRIPAIVDRDNGLALMESGAILWYLAEKHGALLPTAPEARIQVMAWLMWQMGGLGPILGQAHHFLHYNPGKSAYAEERFGAETRRLYGVLDAHIAGQEHVVGDYSIADIACWPWVARHEWHRVDLADFPNVRDWYRRLRARPAVQRGYQVPVDVGEIPPG encoded by the coding sequence ATGATCGATCTCTACACCTGGTCCACCCCGAACGGGCGCAAGGTCTCGATCCTGCTCGAGGAGCTCGGGGTCGACTACCGCGTCCACCCGGTGGATCTGAAGACCGGCAGCCAGAAGTCGCCGGAGTTCCTCAGGATCAATCCCAACGGCCGGATCCCGGCGATCGTCGACCGGGACAACGGGCTTGCGCTCATGGAGTCCGGGGCGATCCTGTGGTACCTCGCCGAGAAGCACGGGGCGCTCCTGCCCACGGCGCCCGAGGCGCGGATACAGGTCATGGCCTGGCTGATGTGGCAGATGGGCGGGCTCGGCCCGATCCTCGGGCAGGCGCATCATTTCCTGCATTACAACCCCGGCAAGTCGGCCTATGCCGAAGAGCGCTTCGGGGCCGAGACGCGGCGCCTCTACGGGGTGCTCGACGCGCACATCGCGGGGCAGGAGCACGTCGTCGGCGACTATTCCATCGCCGACATCGCCTGCTGGCCTTGGGTCGCGCGGCACGAATGGCACCGGGTGGACCTTGCCGATTTCCCCAACGTGCGCGACTGGTACCGGCGGCTGCGCGCCCGACCGGCGGTGCAGCGCGGCTACCAGGTGCCGGTCGACGTGGGCGAGATTCCCCCGGGCTGA
- a CDS encoding DoxX family protein: MPNTIPERWGPVMLSVLRIVSALIFLLHGAQKLFGVPPTDQQPPLMSLMGLGGLLEFFGGLLLLIGLCTRPVAFVLSGMMAVAYWKFHAPQNLFPTVNGGDAAILFCFVFLYIAVVGGGSLSVDAARGPRRVQP, from the coding sequence ATGCCCAATACGATCCCGGAGCGCTGGGGCCCGGTCATGCTGAGCGTGCTGCGCATCGTCTCGGCGCTGATCTTCCTGCTGCACGGGGCGCAGAAGCTCTTCGGCGTCCCGCCCACGGATCAGCAGCCGCCCCTGATGTCGCTGATGGGGCTCGGCGGCCTGCTGGAGTTCTTTGGCGGCCTGCTGCTTCTGATCGGGCTCTGCACGCGCCCGGTGGCCTTCGTTCTCTCGGGCATGATGGCGGTCGCCTACTGGAAGTTCCACGCGCCGCAGAACCTTTTCCCGACGGTGAACGGCGGCGACGCGGCGATCCTCTTCTGCTTCGTCTTCCTCTACATCGCGGTGGTGGGCGGCGGCAGCCTGAGCGTCGACGCTGCCCGCGGCCCGCGGCGCGTGCAGCCCTGA
- a CDS encoding zinc-dependent alcohol dehydrogenase family protein codes for MRATMLYGARDVRFEDVAEPTIQKPTDAIIRLAASCVCGSDLWPYRGLQPVTQPQAMGHEYCGVVEAVGDDVTSVKPGDFVVGSFVLSDNTCPHCAHGFQSSCAQREFMTGAQAPLARVPLADGTLVALPEHPSEDLIPSLLAVSDVYGTGYYAADAAGVKPGMTVAVVGDGAVGLMAVLSAKQMGAERIIAMSRHKSRQDLALEFGATDIVTERGEDGIARIRALTGNVGADAVMECVGTETSMKQAIYGARPGGSIGFVGVPHGVTLDGAELFFAQRQLLGGPAPVRRFLPDLIDSVMRREINPGKVFDLELPLADVAEGYRAMDERRAIKTLLRV; via the coding sequence ATGCGAGCCACCATGCTCTATGGCGCCCGCGACGTCCGGTTCGAGGACGTGGCGGAGCCGACCATCCAGAAACCCACCGACGCGATCATCCGCCTCGCGGCCTCCTGCGTCTGCGGCTCGGACCTCTGGCCCTATCGCGGGCTGCAGCCTGTCACCCAGCCGCAGGCCATGGGCCACGAGTATTGCGGCGTGGTCGAGGCGGTGGGCGACGATGTGACCAGCGTGAAGCCGGGCGATTTCGTCGTCGGCTCTTTCGTCCTGTCCGACAACACCTGCCCGCACTGCGCCCACGGCTTCCAGTCCTCCTGCGCGCAGCGCGAGTTCATGACCGGCGCGCAGGCGCCGCTTGCCCGCGTGCCGCTGGCCGACGGCACGCTGGTCGCCCTGCCCGAGCATCCTTCCGAGGACCTCATCCCCTCGCTGCTGGCGGTCTCGGACGTCTACGGCACCGGCTATTACGCCGCTGACGCGGCGGGGGTGAAGCCGGGCATGACCGTGGCCGTCGTCGGCGATGGCGCGGTCGGCCTGATGGCCGTGCTCTCGGCCAAGCAGATGGGCGCCGAGCGCATCATCGCCATGTCGCGCCACAAGTCCCGCCAGGATCTCGCACTGGAGTTCGGCGCCACCGACATCGTCACCGAGCGCGGCGAGGACGGCATCGCGAGGATCCGCGCGCTGACCGGCAATGTCGGCGCCGACGCGGTGATGGAATGCGTGGGCACCGAGACCTCGATGAAACAGGCGATCTACGGCGCGCGTCCGGGCGGATCGATCGGCTTCGTCGGCGTGCCGCATGGCGTGACCCTCGACGGCGCCGAGCTCTTCTTCGCGCAGCGCCAGCTGCTCGGCGGCCCCGCCCCGGTGCGCCGCTTCCTGCCCGATCTCATCGACAGCGTGATGAGGCGCGAGATCAACCCCGGCAAGGTCTTCGACCTTGAACTGCCGCTCGCCGACGTGGCCGAGGGCTACAGGGCGATGGACGAGCGCCGGGCGATCAAGACGCTGCTACGGGTGTAA
- a CDS encoding monovalent cation:proton antiporter-2 (CPA2) family protein, which translates to MTGYLMLVFILLCAGVIVVPIATRFGLGSVLGYLLAGVALSPLLETLGVDVESVQHLAEFGVVMMLFLIGLELRPALLWRMRGRLLGLGGSQFVLTAALVGGILWAAGQAWQVGLAVGLVLALSSTAIVLQTLNEKGLMQSDGGQASFAVLLFQDIAVIPTLALMPFLASPELLGAHADEAHEAGPSLIAGLSGWQAALVTLAAVALLILCGRWVVTAVLRYIARTRMRELFTAAALMIVLGVALLMSMVGLSPALGTFLAGVLLSGSEYRHELEADLNPFRGLLLGVFFMTVGAGIDFGLLFDEIGPILGLTLGLIALKTAVLLVLGQVFGIRGSDRWMFALGLAQAGEFGFVLLAFAVAQGVLPEALQARLLLVVALSMLLTPGLFILYERVLAPRFDARQKREADEIEADADIIIAGHGRVGGIVNRMLRGLGYKTTVIDYSAEQLEFLSAFGIRVYFGDATRPDLLDAAGIARARLLVIAIDDKERTTELVSYVTRTYPEVHVIARAFDRFHTYELWAAGCRDVIRETYDSSLRTGRSALEALGMTREMAERRTRAFETLDRTSMLELAQLHRLGEPNHENPEYTAKAREMQALMERQLRGVEE; encoded by the coding sequence ATGACCGGATACCTGATGCTCGTCTTCATCCTGCTCTGCGCCGGGGTCATCGTCGTGCCCATCGCCACGCGCTTCGGGCTCGGCTCGGTGCTGGGATACCTGCTGGCGGGCGTGGCGCTGAGCCCGCTGCTGGAAACGCTCGGAGTCGACGTGGAGTCGGTGCAGCACCTCGCCGAGTTCGGCGTGGTGATGATGCTCTTCCTCATCGGGCTGGAGCTGCGCCCGGCGCTGCTCTGGCGCATGCGCGGGCGACTGCTGGGCCTCGGCGGATCGCAATTCGTGCTGACCGCCGCGCTGGTCGGGGGGATCCTCTGGGCGGCGGGGCAGGCCTGGCAGGTCGGGCTCGCGGTCGGGCTGGTGCTGGCGCTCTCCTCCACCGCCATCGTGCTGCAGACGCTCAACGAGAAGGGCCTGATGCAGAGCGACGGCGGGCAGGCGAGCTTTGCCGTGCTGCTCTTCCAGGACATCGCGGTGATCCCGACGCTGGCGCTGATGCCCTTCCTCGCCAGCCCCGAGCTGCTTGGCGCCCACGCGGACGAAGCGCACGAGGCGGGGCCGAGCCTGATCGCCGGGCTCTCGGGCTGGCAGGCGGCGCTGGTCACGCTGGCGGCGGTGGCGCTGCTGATCCTCTGCGGGCGCTGGGTGGTCACCGCGGTGCTGCGCTACATCGCCCGCACCCGGATGCGCGAGCTCTTCACCGCCGCGGCGCTGATGATCGTGCTCGGCGTCGCGCTGCTGATGTCGATGGTCGGGCTCTCGCCGGCGCTCGGCACCTTCCTTGCCGGCGTGCTGCTCTCGGGCAGCGAGTACCGGCACGAGCTCGAGGCCGACCTCAACCCGTTCCGCGGCCTGCTGCTCGGTGTCTTCTTCATGACCGTCGGCGCCGGGATCGACTTCGGCCTGCTCTTCGACGAGATCGGCCCGATCCTCGGGCTGACGCTTGGTCTGATCGCGCTCAAGACGGCGGTGCTGCTGGTGCTCGGGCAGGTCTTCGGCATCCGCGGCTCGGACCGCTGGATGTTCGCGCTCGGCCTCGCGCAGGCGGGTGAATTCGGCTTCGTGCTGCTGGCCTTCGCCGTGGCACAGGGCGTGCTGCCCGAGGCGCTGCAGGCGCGGCTGCTGCTGGTGGTCGCGCTCTCGATGCTGCTGACGCCGGGGCTCTTCATCCTCTACGAACGCGTCCTCGCGCCGCGCTTCGACGCGCGGCAGAAGCGCGAGGCGGACGAGATCGAGGCGGACGCCGACATCATCATTGCCGGGCACGGCCGGGTCGGCGGGATCGTCAACCGCATGCTGCGCGGGCTCGGCTACAAGACCACGGTGATCGACTACAGCGCCGAGCAGCTCGAGTTCCTCTCGGCCTTCGGCATAAGGGTCTATTTCGGCGATGCCACGCGGCCCGACCTGCTGGACGCGGCGGGGATCGCCAGGGCGCGGCTGCTGGTCATCGCCATCGACGACAAGGAGCGCACCACCGAGCTCGTCAGCTACGTCACCCGCACCTACCCCGAGGTCCACGTGATCGCCCGCGCCTTCGACCGGTTCCACACCTACGAGCTCTGGGCCGCGGGCTGCCGGGACGTGATCCGCGAGACCTACGACAGCTCGCTGCGCACCGGGCGCTCGGCGCTCGAGGCGCTGGGTATGACCCGCGAGATGGCCGAGCGGCGCACCCGCGCCTTCGAGACGCTGGACCGCACGTCCATGCTCGAACTGGCGCAGCTGCACCGGCTGGGCGAGCCGAACCACGAGAACCCGGAGTACACCGCCAAGGCCCGCGAGATGCAGGCGCTGATGGAGCGGCAGTTGCGCGGCGTCGAGGAGTAA
- a CDS encoding metallophosphoesterase, translated as MFATVMGIIGAYVALRVVGPLGIPLWGKLLVSVAILLLAENHLLTKWAYGNMFSLELPRAVVIAVNVGFGAILLTAALHVLLDLFMLARSLLLWQWRPLAPGWSLGAAVLGLALAALGVANAVRQPAQKDLAFEIADLPEGFDGYSVVHLTDLHLSRLFHRPFVEALVARVNALEPDLIVISGDLIDGFLDVRREDVAPLADLAARDGVYVSPGNHEYYFGYESWWTTYQQLGMRPLANAHARIERDGGALVVAGLTDLSAARFGLPAPDIDAALAGAPEDAPVLLLNHQPRQAREMAARGVDVHLSGHTHGGMVVGLASLVARYNEGFVSGLYAVDGMHLYVSNGTALWPGFALRLGVPSELTRIILRPRGGAGQGVPDAGAVAS; from the coding sequence ATGTTTGCCACCGTCATGGGGATCATCGGCGCCTATGTCGCGCTGCGCGTCGTCGGACCGCTGGGCATCCCGCTCTGGGGCAAGCTCCTCGTCAGCGTCGCGATCCTGCTGCTGGCCGAGAACCACCTGCTGACGAAATGGGCCTATGGCAACATGTTCTCGCTCGAGCTGCCGCGCGCGGTGGTCATCGCGGTGAACGTCGGCTTCGGGGCGATCCTGCTCACCGCGGCGCTGCACGTGCTGCTCGACCTCTTCATGCTGGCCCGGTCGCTGCTGCTCTGGCAATGGCGCCCGCTCGCGCCCGGCTGGAGCCTCGGCGCGGCGGTGCTGGGGCTGGCGCTGGCGGCGCTCGGGGTTGCCAACGCGGTGCGGCAACCGGCGCAGAAGGACCTCGCCTTCGAGATCGCGGACCTGCCCGAGGGCTTCGACGGATATTCGGTCGTGCACCTGACCGACCTGCATCTCAGCAGGCTCTTCCACCGCCCCTTCGTCGAGGCGCTGGTCGCGCGGGTCAACGCGCTCGAGCCCGACCTCATCGTGATCAGCGGCGATCTCATCGACGGCTTTCTCGACGTCCGCCGCGAGGACGTGGCGCCGCTCGCCGATCTTGCCGCCCGCGACGGCGTCTATGTCAGCCCGGGGAACCACGAGTATTACTTCGGCTACGAGAGTTGGTGGACCACCTACCAGCAGCTTGGCATGCGGCCGCTCGCCAACGCCCATGCGAGGATCGAGCGCGATGGCGGCGCGCTGGTGGTCGCGGGGCTGACCGACCTTTCCGCCGCGCGTTTCGGCCTGCCGGCGCCGGACATCGACGCGGCGCTTGCCGGGGCGCCCGAGGATGCGCCGGTGCTGCTGCTCAACCACCAGCCCCGGCAGGCCCGCGAGATGGCCGCGCGCGGCGTCGACGTGCACCTGTCGGGCCACACGCACGGCGGCATGGTCGTCGGGCTCGCGTCGCTGGTCGCGCGCTACAACGAGGGCTTCGTCTCGGGCCTCTACGCGGTCGACGGCATGCATCTCTACGTCAGCAACGGCACGGCGCTCTGGCCGGGCTTCGCGCTGCGCCTCGGCGTGCCCTCGGAGCTGACGCGTATCATCCTGCGCCCGCGCGGAGGCGCCGGGCAGGGGGTGCCCGACGCCGGGGCCGTCGCCAGCTGA
- a CDS encoding PQQ-dependent catabolism-associated beta-propeller protein → MRVSSIPRVTVLSTLVLLAAAGMACAQTGMAIVSDERSDTLSILSPDLKLVRTIETCARPRGVHFSADHSEFYVGCADDDTIAIYDTASLELTRRIRGVPAPETFDLHPDGRRLIVSNEEDAAASVINIETGELLAEYLTGEEPEGVQVTPDGRLVFVASEAANLVHVIDLEADAVIADILVDTRPRRFALTPDGKELWVSAELAGIVDIIDVETLKLVGDITFRPTGFRPEQVTPVDLTISADGQRAYVALGRANHVAVVDVPKRKVIDYVLVGSRAWGLALTADESRLYVANGLSDDITVVDTGSLRALTSIPVGRVPYDILIDDR, encoded by the coding sequence ATGCGCGTCAGTTCGATCCCCCGGGTTACAGTCCTTTCGACGCTCGTGTTGCTGGCGGCGGCGGGCATGGCCTGCGCGCAGACCGGCATGGCGATCGTCTCCGACGAGCGCAGCGACACGCTCAGCATCCTGTCTCCCGACCTGAAACTCGTGCGGACCATCGAGACCTGCGCCCGACCGCGCGGGGTGCATTTCAGCGCCGACCATTCCGAGTTCTACGTCGGCTGCGCGGATGACGACACCATCGCGATCTACGACACCGCCTCGCTCGAGCTGACCCGGCGCATCCGCGGCGTGCCCGCGCCCGAGACCTTCGACCTGCACCCCGACGGGCGGCGGCTCATCGTCTCGAACGAGGAGGACGCCGCCGCATCGGTGATCAACATCGAGACCGGGGAGCTGCTGGCGGAATACCTGACCGGGGAGGAGCCCGAGGGGGTGCAGGTCACGCCCGACGGTCGTCTCGTCTTCGTCGCCTCGGAGGCGGCGAACCTCGTGCACGTGATCGACCTCGAGGCGGATGCGGTGATCGCCGACATCCTCGTCGACACGCGCCCCCGCCGCTTTGCGCTCACTCCCGACGGCAAGGAGCTCTGGGTCTCGGCCGAGCTTGCCGGCATCGTCGACATCATCGACGTCGAGACCCTCAAGCTGGTGGGCGACATCACCTTCCGTCCGACCGGGTTCCGGCCCGAACAGGTCACGCCGGTGGACCTCACGATCTCGGCCGATGGCCAGCGCGCCTACGTGGCGCTGGGGCGGGCCAACCATGTCGCCGTGGTGGACGTGCCGAAGCGCAAGGTCATCGACTACGTGCTCGTCGGCAGCCGCGCCTGGGGGTTGGCGCTGACCGCGGACGAATCCCGGCTCTACGTCGCCAATGGCCTGTCGGACGACATCACCGTGGTAGACACCGGCAGCCTCAGGGCGCTGACCTCGATCCCGGTGGGACGCGTGCCCTATGACATCCTCATCGATGATCGCTAG
- a CDS encoding PQQ-binding-like beta-propeller repeat protein, with product MLTRAAGDGNNFLHTNGNYEQTRYYPASQINTANVKNLRPAWIFQTEIVDSMETSPIVVNGVMYVTTAFNQVYAIDARTGKQIWHHTHAMGPVTTYCCGPNNRGVAVAGDKVFMGTLDAKLVALDAKTGKQLWEAQVADAELGYSETMAPTVVENMVLIGTNGGEYGIRGFVKAYNTDTGELIWTFNTVPEDSVGVWATHDATGRDMLRDIDAEKAALASMGDPYETLGGGVWQNPAVDLAARRIYFVVGNPSPDLDGSLRPGDNLYTDSLVSVNLDTGEYVCHFQYIAHDVWDLDAVSPPILTMVKDDAGNAVKGVLHGGKTGHVYVHKADDCSLIRYSEAMVPQENMWTLPTAEGARMLPGANGGVEWSPMAIDPTQHLTYAINLHQPMTYTVRSTPYPEGKIWLGGSFDVIAEEEQWGNVTAVDYDTGNIAWQVRTAEPMIGGVLATAGGLVFTGEGNGLFKAYDSSNGGELWRFQAGAGVNAPPSSYTVEGQQYIVVAAGGNAQLNYKRGNNIIAFTLAD from the coding sequence ATGCTGACGCGCGCCGCAGGGGACGGCAACAACTTCCTGCACACCAACGGCAACTACGAACAGACGCGCTACTACCCGGCGAGCCAGATCAACACGGCCAACGTGAAGAACCTGCGCCCCGCCTGGATCTTCCAGACCGAGATCGTGGATTCCATGGAAACCTCGCCGATCGTGGTCAACGGCGTCATGTACGTGACCACGGCCTTCAATCAGGTCTATGCAATCGACGCCCGCACCGGCAAGCAGATCTGGCACCACACCCATGCGATGGGCCCCGTGACCACCTATTGCTGCGGCCCGAACAACCGCGGCGTGGCGGTGGCCGGGGACAAGGTGTTCATGGGCACGCTCGACGCCAAGCTGGTGGCGCTCGATGCCAAGACCGGCAAGCAGCTCTGGGAGGCGCAGGTTGCCGATGCCGAGCTCGGCTACTCCGAGACCATGGCCCCGACCGTGGTCGAGAACATGGTGCTGATCGGCACGAACGGCGGGGAATACGGCATCCGCGGCTTCGTGAAGGCCTACAACACCGACACCGGCGAGCTGATCTGGACCTTCAACACCGTGCCCGAGGATTCGGTCGGGGTCTGGGCCACCCACGACGCCACGGGCCGCGACATGCTGCGCGACATCGACGCCGAGAAGGCCGCGCTTGCCAGCATGGGCGACCCCTACGAGACGCTGGGCGGCGGCGTCTGGCAGAACCCGGCGGTCGACCTTGCCGCGCGGCGCATCTACTTCGTGGTGGGCAACCCCTCGCCCGACCTCGACGGCAGCCTGCGCCCGGGGGACAACCTCTATACGGACAGCCTCGTGTCGGTGAACCTCGATACCGGCGAATACGTCTGCCACTTCCAGTACATCGCGCATGATGTCTGGGACCTCGACGCGGTGTCACCGCCTATCCTGACCATGGTGAAGGACGACGCGGGCAACGCGGTGAAGGGCGTGCTGCACGGCGGCAAGACCGGCCATGTCTACGTGCACAAGGCCGACGACTGCTCGCTCATCCGCTACTCCGAGGCCATGGTGCCGCAGGAGAACATGTGGACGCTGCCGACCGCCGAGGGCGCGCGCATGTTGCCGGGCGCGAATGGCGGGGTGGAATGGTCGCCGATGGCGATCGATCCGACCCAGCACCTGACCTACGCGATCAACCTGCACCAGCCGATGACCTACACCGTGCGCTCGACCCCCTACCCCGAGGGCAAGATCTGGCTCGGCGGCTCGTTCGACGTGATCGCCGAGGAAGAGCAATGGGGCAACGTCACCGCGGTCGACTACGACACCGGCAACATCGCCTGGCAGGTTCGCACCGCCGAGCCGATGATCGGCGGCGTGCTCGCCACGGCAGGGGGGCTCGTGTTCACCGGCGAGGGCAACGGGCTCTTCAAGGCCTATGACAGCTCCAACGGCGGCGAGCTCTGGCGCTTCCAGGCCGGGGCCGGCGTAAACGCGCCGCCGTCGAGCTACACGGTGGAAGGCCAGCAGTACATCGTCGTCGCGGCGGGCGGCAACGCGCAGCTCAACTACAAGCGCGGCAACAACATCATCGCCTTCACCCTCGCCGACTGA
- a CDS encoding c-type cytochrome yields the protein MTLRAARLALILAASLAPLAAAPVAAMDGFVLEDEVAVCAGCHGEAGVPAEADYPVIWGQQYFYILTQLRDYAAGRRQNEIMSGIAAEYDRDQAKQLAEHFAAQTWPALPADPADGDRALAEKAFTVAQCSACHGKWQGDSRIPRLAGQQVGYLSRTMHEFKDEVRNNAPDMSNVMKQFDEATITAMSSYLSSLVLH from the coding sequence ATGACTTTGCGCGCTGCGCGTCTGGCACTCATCCTGGCGGCTTCGCTCGCCCCCCTTGCCGCGGCGCCCGTGGCAGCCATGGACGGCTTTGTCCTCGAGGACGAGGTCGCGGTCTGCGCCGGGTGCCACGGCGAGGCCGGGGTTCCCGCCGAAGCGGACTACCCGGTGATCTGGGGGCAGCAGTATTTCTACATCCTGACGCAGCTGCGCGACTATGCCGCCGGAAGGCGCCAGAACGAGATCATGTCCGGCATCGCCGCCGAGTACGACCGCGACCAGGCCAAGCAGCTGGCCGAGCATTTCGCCGCCCAGACATGGCCCGCGCTTCCCGCCGATCCCGCGGATGGCGACCGGGCCCTTGCCGAGAAGGCCTTCACCGTGGCGCAATGCAGCGCCTGCCACGGCAAATGGCAGGGCGACAGCCGCATCCCCCGCCTTGCCGGGCAGCAGGTGGGCTACCTGTCGAGGACCATGCACGAGTTCAAGGACGAGGTCCGCAACAATGCCCCCGACATGAGCAACGTCATGAAGCAGTTCGACGAGGCGACGATCACCGCCATGTCGAGCTACCTCTCGTCGCTCGTCCTGCACTGA
- a CDS encoding ankyrin repeat domain-containing protein — MLFAGAAGASAQPVAPVCAALETRLAQSPARLEGRVLNETLFEAASLDCPGIAAALLDRGASVEARNRRGGTPLNIAAARGAGEIVADLLARGADIDHADLAGITPLLAAVQAGRRRMVATLLDAGADVGLASREGVTPIMAGAFDGDARLLALLLEAGADPNAEDRRGKGALVYAAGRAFPGIVATLLEAGAEADRVWGHDLTALMWAAGHANDAPAADGVETARALIAAGAAIDRQDDRGRSALMIAAERGHAQMVTFLLDAGADPGLRDREGRLALDLAAGDEIRAMLAR, encoded by the coding sequence ATGCTTTTCGCCGGGGCGGCCGGGGCCTCGGCGCAGCCGGTGGCGCCGGTCTGCGCGGCGCTCGAAACCCGCCTGGCCCAGTCGCCCGCCCGGCTTGAGGGGCGCGTGCTGAACGAGACGCTCTTCGAGGCGGCCTCGCTCGACTGTCCCGGGATCGCGGCGGCGCTGCTCGACCGCGGCGCCTCGGTCGAGGCGCGCAACCGCAGGGGCGGCACCCCGCTCAACATCGCTGCCGCGCGTGGCGCCGGGGAGATCGTCGCGGACCTGCTGGCGCGGGGCGCCGACATCGACCATGCCGACCTCGCCGGGATCACGCCGCTGCTTGCCGCGGTGCAGGCGGGGCGGCGGCGCATGGTGGCGACGCTTTTGGACGCGGGGGCGGACGTGGGCCTTGCCAGCCGCGAGGGCGTGACGCCGATCATGGCGGGCGCCTTCGACGGCGACGCCCGCCTGCTGGCGCTGCTGCTCGAGGCGGGGGCCGACCCGAACGCCGAGGACCGCCGCGGCAAGGGCGCGCTCGTCTATGCCGCGGGGCGGGCCTTTCCCGGCATCGTCGCGACGCTGCTCGAAGCCGGGGCCGAAGCCGACAGGGTCTGGGGGCACGATCTGACCGCGCTCATGTGGGCCGCGGGCCATGCCAACGACGCGCCCGCGGCGGACGGGGTGGAGACCGCGCGCGCGCTGATTGCCGCGGGCGCGGCGATCGACCGGCAGGACGACCGGGGGCGCTCGGCGCTGATGATCGCCGCCGAGCGCGGCCACGCGCAGATGGTCACCTTCCTGCTTGACGCTGGCGCCGACCCCGGGCTGCGCGACCGCGAGGGCCGGCTTGCCCTCGACCTCGCCGCGGGCGACGAGATCCGCGCGATGCTTGCCCGCTGA
- a CDS encoding ABC transporter substrate-binding protein, with protein MTSPTRFALLASTVALLPLQAAARETVTLWFWGASPEYREALETTLVQPFHDAQDAYDLVIEYKNDVDNDVRVAVMAGEGPDIVYTSGPSWVSPLAKAGKLADLGAYAEKFGWADRIVAPSMQACTQQGGLYCMTPSLVSDGMFYNAKVLAENGWSVPKTGAELEEIMKAAQEKGMYAAAVGNNGWQPINENYSSTFINQFVPPAELEKMLTGEASFDSPGMLAAMEELNRYYKAGYLGGDDYFSLNFDSSISALSEEKTPFFFAPSFAFQWAMSYFTGDKADDIGWAAFPQLSDAVAYPNYSIGAAFALSVNANSKVQEGAAEVLDMIMSRRFATDIAKVWPGYWSIPLKYFPTDPEATGVVKAYFDAASAVSGAVAEGHFGYKVQTFFPAQTTDVLVKDVEAMWLDKETPAEVVAATAKTFEREQKRGLVQQIPAQQ; from the coding sequence ATGACCTCTCCCACCCGTTTCGCCCTTCTGGCCTCGACCGTCGCCCTGCTGCCGCTGCAGGCGGCGGCGCGCGAGACCGTCACGCTCTGGTTCTGGGGCGCCTCGCCCGAGTATCGCGAGGCGCTGGAGACCACGCTGGTCCAGCCCTTCCACGACGCGCAGGACGCCTATGATCTGGTGATCGAGTACAAGAACGACGTCGACAACGACGTGCGGGTCGCGGTCATGGCGGGCGAGGGGCCCGACATCGTCTACACCTCCGGCCCGTCCTGGGTCTCGCCGCTGGCGAAGGCGGGCAAGCTGGCCGACCTCGGCGCCTATGCCGAGAAGTTCGGCTGGGCCGACCGCATCGTCGCGCCGTCGATGCAGGCCTGCACCCAGCAGGGCGGGCTCTACTGCATGACCCCCTCGCTGGTGTCGGACGGCATGTTCTACAATGCCAAGGTGCTCGCAGAGAACGGCTGGAGCGTGCCGAAGACCGGCGCCGAGCTGGAAGAGATCATGAAGGCCGCGCAGGAGAAGGGCATGTATGCCGCGGCGGTCGGCAACAACGGCTGGCAGCCGATCAACGAGAACTATTCCTCGACCTTCATCAACCAGTTCGTGCCGCCCGCAGAACTGGAAAAGATGCTGACCGGCGAGGCCAGCTTCGACAGCCCCGGGATGCTGGCGGCGATGGAAGAGCTGAACCGCTACTACAAGGCGGGCTATCTCGGCGGCGACGACTATTTCTCGCTGAACTTCGACAGCTCGATCTCGGCCCTGTCGGAGGAGAAGACGCCGTTCTTCTTCGCGCCCTCCTTCGCCTTCCAGTGGGCGATGAGCTACTTCACCGGCGACAAGGCCGATGACATCGGCTGGGCCGCCTTCCCGCAGCTCTCGGACGCGGTCGCCTACCCGAACTACTCGATCGGCGCCGCCTTCGCGCTGTCGGTCAACGCCAATTCCAAGGTGCAGGAGGGCGCGGCGGAAGTGCTCGACATGATCATGTCGAGGCGCTTCGCCACCGATATCGCCAAGGTCTGGCCGGGCTACTGGTCGATCCCGCTGAAGTACTTCCCGACCGACCCCGAGGCGACCGGCGTGGTGAAGGCCTATTTCGATGCGGCCTCGGCGGTGTCGGGCGCGGTGGCGGAGGGGCATTTCGGCTACAAGGTGCAGACCTTCTTCCCGGCCCAGACCACCGACGTGCTGGTCAAGGACGTCGAGGCCATGTGGCTCGACAAGGAAACCCCCGCCGAGGTGGTCGCGGCCACCGCCAAGACCTTCGAGCGCGAGCAGAAGCGCGGCCTCGTGCAGCAGATCCCCGCGCAGCAGTAA